Proteins encoded by one window of Cydia fagiglandana chromosome Z, ilCydFagi1.1, whole genome shotgun sequence:
- the LOC134678847 gene encoding cilium assembly protein DZIP1: MACKTSYELHHNFPRLAEETGFAFNTHRPRIHIDWNKIRLIDIDSLTRDRKFALLEQHVNDILDCVLESEFDVRILDEGVVKLFRLAQLAVEYQQFCRHYLDRSVFVLRQEIDTLAQELANAKKDLQEKEDELRKSRRKSKPHYKPLLPYGNDNIAAMILKTLTNKADIFPSTASGEVPQYNKCHLCDKVFLNQLYLKSHISRRHAKLLDELPERDVKQTGPTEVNKIDSESNKLNEEINQLKMKIKEMEVLITNNNKVLIDNEVIKTNDRVASNKSKEMRDVGVYADNDDVFKKLEEWKKTEQANHTKEIDMLRNQIFETLNSLKVKEIEKPNESDKSIIEQLHKTIKDQGAEILSLQQALTQTKIKSDNDDMERKKDIEEQMLHWVRRDEAQSKQYEMLVQKLNEVAKEARESRAAAEAERQRAGQLEALLKERLRHTQASGSSDGGSVSNTQEECDDTDPIDEPKMIKPPNTAVKDNSLEQLHRKAQELLNMDSSSTSDASNSETFFNNQTVKITANTVNEKSASKGHVKKYLKQHDENTPSKKNNTEMQKHKAISINKTNDKRIVAQKQKKTKKDSVHQKEQLKQSPHLIIKQQNGPIIPPGSPLKVIRAKITEEVNSRLVQAGVDPLKSRLNQNLFQKQKAQLQQQLEIKTKKYPAYEQVRYTIMAYLDSDASGKKADVMLENNMTATNAFTKAFSLSSMISNVKSKALSLVKNKEVKTKSKHKSSEFAKKALRLLKTPPESPVVTNVPHSSPPVSDEDEIFDRRLNYKTTTEDKTVKPRLIKRKTKLPTQSHLESDSDETPPNTNPSIPQRPARSIDNLIRSPARRPSSATADYSNTILKYTSRSNDDHLIRTQSAIDILEFGAEDREINNKEQKTPSNDDIQELLEIKKVPKTDSNRSPRQTKSVLKNASSTSSLNKKKVIFDMDAIQMKSVSASPSQSLTEKSDDKYELGLINIGDDEWDISSIENEPIKSDTKIRVNVGQSPKIAELKQTIEAQLARRSETPSTALFGGVDVLRGPMTKSSNVGGSNTSLGSSILDESDSAKVLSQKNISVVKPKHNAGKDDSELDISDFSVDGVTNKNEKDSF, from the exons ATGGCGTGTAAAACTTCTTACGAACTACATCATAACTTCCCTAGATTAGCGGAGGAGACAGGATTTGCCTTCAATACACATAGACCGCGGATTCACATAGACTGGAATAAGATTA GACTAATCGATATTGATAGTTTAACAAGAGACCGGAAATTCGCCCTGTTAGAACAGCATGTGAACGAC ATTTTGGACTGCGTGTTGGAGTCAGAATTTGACGTCCGAATACTTGACGAAGGTGTGGTGAAACTGTTCCGATTGGCTCAGCTGGCCGTGGAGTATCAGCAATTCTGCCGGCACTACCTCGACCGCAGCGTGTTTGTGCTGCGACAGGAAATAGATACTCTTGCACAG GAACTGGCTAATGCGAAAAAGGATTTACAAGAAAAAGAAGACGAACTTAGAAAATCACGAAGAAAAAGTAAACCTCACTACAAACCCCTTCTTCCTTACGGGAACGATAATATTGCGGCAATGATACTAAAAACACTCACAAATAAAGCAGACATCTTCCCGTCGACTGCGAGCGGCGAAGTCCCACAGTACAACAAATGCCACTTATGTGATAAAGTTTTTTTGAACCAACTTTACCTTAAAAGTCACATTTCTAGGAGACATGCGAAGCTTTTAGATGAACTTCCAGAAAGAGACGTAAAGCAGACTGGACCCACAGAAGTTAATAAAATTGACAGTGAAAGTAATAAGCTCAATGAAGAGATAAaccaactaaaaatgaaaataaaagaaatggAAGTATTAAtcactaataataataaagttttgATAGACAATGAAGTGATAAAAACCAATGACCGCGTTGCGAGTAACAAATCTAAAGAAATGAGAGATGTTGGGGTTTACGCGGATAACGATGACGTGTTTAAAAAACTAGAAGAATGGAAAAAAACAGAACAAGCGAATCACACTAAAGAGATTGACATGTTACGTAATCAAATATTCGAAACATTAAATAGTTTGAAAGTGAAGGAAATTGAAAAACCTAATGAAAGTGACAAATCAATAATCGAACAACTACATAAGACAATAAAAGACCAGGGCGCAGAAATACTATCATTGCAGCAAGCGCTTACTCAAACA AAAATTAAAAGTGATAACGATGACATGGAACGTAAAAAAGATATTGAGGAACAAATGTTACACTGGGTGCGGCGGGACGAAGCTCAATCAAAGCAGTACGAAATGCTGGTTCAGAAACTAAACGAAGTAGCGAAGGAAGCACGAGAATCACGAGCAGCGGCCGAGGCGGAGCGCCAGCGAGCAGGACAACTGGAGGCTCTGCTGAAGGAACGCCTGCGTCACACGCAAGCCAGCGGCTCTTCAGACGGCGGTTCG GTTTCCAATACACAGGAAGAATGCGATGATACAGATCCAATAGACGAACCAAAAATGATTAAGCCACCAAACACGGCCGTGAAGGATAATAGCTTAGAGCAGCTACATCGTAAAGCTCAGGAACTACTAAACATGGACTCGAGCAGTACATCTGATGCTTCTAATTCAGAAACGTTTTTCAATAATCAGACAGTAAAGATAACTGCCAACACAGTAAACGAAAAGTCTGCATCAAAAGGACACGTGAAGAAGTACTTAAAGCAGCATGACGAGAATACGCCgtcaaagaaaaataatacaGAAATGCAAAAGCACAAAGCAATTTCTATTAACAAAACCAATGACAAGAGAATAGTTGCTCAGAAACAAAAAAAGACAAAGAAAGATTCCGTACATCAGAAGGAACAATTAAAACAATCTCCTCATTTGATTATTAAGCAACAAAACGGCCCTATAATTCCACCAGGAAG CCCTCTAAAAGTGATTCGAGCCAAAATTACAGAAGAAGTTAACAGTAGACTTGTGCAAGCCGGCGTGGACCCACTCAAGAGTAGACTAAACCAGAACCTTTTTCAAAAACAGAAAgcacaattacaacagcaatTAGAAATAAAAACGAAG AAATATCCTGCTTACGAACAAGTAAGATACACTATCATGGCATATTTGGATTCAGATGCTTCCGGTAAAAAGGCGGATGTTATGTTAGAAAATAATATGACGGCTACTAATGCTTTCACTAAAGCATTTAGTCTTAGTTCGATGATATCAAATGTTAAAAGCAAGGCTTTATCCTTAGTTAAAAACAAAGAGGTAAAAACCAAGAGTAAACACAAAAGCTCTGAATTTGCTAAAAAAGCCCTGAGATTGCTAAAGACTCCGCCTGAATCTCCAGTAGTCACAAACGTTCCTCATTCGAGCCCGCCAGTATCTGATGAAGATGAGATTTTCGACAGGAGACTCAACTACAAGACGACAACTGAAGATAAAACTGTGAAGCCTCGTCTAATCAAAAGAAAAACTAAGTTGCCAACTCAAAGTCACTTAGAAAGTGACTCGGATGAAACTCCACCTAATACGAATCCATCTATCCCCCAGAGGCCAGCAAGGAGTATAGACAACTTGATAAGGTCTCCGGCACGGAGGCCCTCATCAGCGACTGCAGATTATAGTAATACTATTCTTAAATACACTAGTCGTAGTAACGACGATCATCTGATTCGTACTCAATCAGCAATAGACATTCTGGAATTCGGAGCTGAAGATAGAGAAATCAATAATAAAGAGCAGAAAACTCCAAGTAATGACGATATTCAAGAGCTATTGGAGATTAAGAAAGTACCCAAAACTGATAGTAATCGTAGCCCTAGACAAACTAAGAGCGTTCTGAAAAATGCATCTTCGACATCGTCACTCAATAAGAAGAAAGTGATATTCGATATGGATGCTATACAAATGAAATCAGTTAGCGCGTCTCCTTCACAAAGCTTAACTGAAAAAAGCGATGATAAATACGAACTGGGGTTAATCAACATCGGAGATGATGAATGGGATATATCTAG CATCGAAAATGAACCCATAAAGAGTGATACCAAGATACGCGTGAATGTCGGACAAAGTCCAAAGATAGCTGAACTAAAGCAAACTATAGAGGCTCAGTTAGCACGTCGCAGCGAGACACCTTCCACCGCACTTTTTGGAGGAGTTGACGTATTAAGAGGGCCTATGACCAAGTCTTCCAACGTTGGCGGGAGCAACACGAGCCTCGGCAGCTCAATCTTGGACGAGTCCGACAGTGCCAAAGTATTGAGCCAAAAAAATATAAGCGTAGTGAAACCAAAACATAACGCTGGAAAAGATGACAGTGAATTGGACATTTCTGATTTTAGCGTTGATGGAGTAACTAATAAGAATGAAAAAGATTCTTTTTAG
- the LOC134679047 gene encoding large ribosomal subunit protein uL2, whose translation MGRVIRAQRKGAGSVFVSHTKKRKGAPKLRSLDYAERHGYIKGVVKDIIHDPGRGAPLAVVHFRDPYKFKTRKELFIAPEGLYTGQFVYCGKKATLEVGNVMPVGAMPEGTIVCNLEEKMGDRGRLARASGNFATVIGHNPDAKRTRVKLPSGAKKVLPSSNRGMVGIVAGGGRIDKPILKAGRAYHKYKVKRNCWPYVRGVAMNPVEHPHGGGNHQHIGKASTVKRGTSAGRKVGLIAARRTGRIRGGKTDTKKEA comes from the exons ATGGGTCGTGTGATTCGTGCCCAGCGTAAAGGTGCCGGTTCGGTCTTCGTTTCTCACACCAAGAAGAGGAAAGGAGCGCCTAAACTCCGTTCCTTGGATTACGCTGAACGACATGGTTACATTAAGGGAGTAGTAAAG GACATCATCCATGACCCTGGTCGTGGTGCTCCCCTGGCCGTGGTTCACTTCCGTGACCCCTACAAGTTCAAGACCCGCAAGGAGCTGTTCATTGCTCCCGAGGGCCTCTACACTGGCCAGTTTGTTTACTGTGGAAAGAAGGCTACCCTTGAAGTCG GAAATGTGATGCCCGTTGGAGCTATGCCTGAGGGTACCATTGTCTGCAACTTGGAGGAGAAGATGGGTGACCGAGGCCGGCTGGCTCGTGCCTCTGGCAACTTTGCCACAGTCATCGGACACAATCCTGATGCCAAGAGGACCAGGGTCAAGCTGCCCTCTGGCGCCAAGAAAGTACTGCCCTCTAGCAACAGAGGCATGGTTG GTATCGTCGCCGGTGGCGGTCGTATTGACAAGCCCATCCTGAAGGCCGGGCGCGCCTACCACAAGTACAAGGTCAAGCGTAACTGCTGGCCGTACGTGCGCGGTGTTGCCATGAACCCTGTGGAGCATCCTCACGGTGGTGGTAACCATCAACATATTG GTAAGGCATCGACGGTCAAGAGAGGTACATCGGCTGGTCGCAAGGTCGGTCTCATCGCCGCGCGCAGGACCGGCAGGATCCGTGGTGGCAAGACAGATACCAAGAAGGAGGCGTAA